In Microcaecilia unicolor chromosome 1, aMicUni1.1, whole genome shotgun sequence, the following are encoded in one genomic region:
- the LOC115460519 gene encoding olfactory receptor 5I1-like — MKATNESTVTEFILLGLTDDPHLKSFLFLLFLGLYILTLLSNIVIITMIKITPRLQTPMYFFLSHLSFLDLCYCSNITPNMLVNFLSEKKSISFLGCMVQLFIFCSLGSTQCLMLAVMAYDRYVAVCSPLLYTVIMTKKLCIQLEIAAYMGGIIHSLIQTGCTFRLSFCGSNVINHFACDFPPLLIISCTSTYINELVLFIFASLVSMGAFLIILISYVYILFTILKLHSTVERQKTFSTCASHLTCVTLLYGTVLVTYLRPSSSYSQEQDKVISLIYTVIIPFLNPLIYSLRNKEVKAAFRKVVHRTVFLH; from the coding sequence ATGAAAGCCACAAATGAAAGCACAGTGACTGAATTTATTCTCTTAGGACTGACTGATGATCCACACCTTAAAAGTTTCCTTTTCCTGTTGTTCTTAGGTTTATATATTCTAACCCTTCTGAGCAATATAGTCATCATCACAATGATTAAAATCACTCCTCGTCTTCAAACTCCAATGTACTTTTTCCTCAGTCACTTGTCCTTCTTAGACCTCTGCTACTGTTCAAATATCACCCCTAACATGCTGGTCAACTTCCTGTCAGAAAAGAAATCAATATCCTTCCTTGGGTGTATGGTGCAATTGTTCATATTTTGTTCACTAGGTAGCACCCAGTGCCTAATGCTCGCAGTGATGGCTTATGATCGTTATGTTGCAGTATGCAGTCCTTTGCTTTATACAGTTATCATGACTAAGAAACTCTGTATACAGCTAGAAATTGCAGCATATATGGGAGGCATCATACATTCCCTAATACAGACAGGCTGCACCTTTCGACTGTCCTTCTGTGGCTCTAATGTGATCAATCATTTTGCCTGTGACTTCCCACCTCTGCTAATTATTTCATGCACCAGCACTTATATTAATGAACTGGTACTTTTCATTTTCGCTTCATTAGTTAGCATGGGTGCTTTTCTTATCATTCTTATATCATATGTTTATATTCTATTTACTATCCTGAAGCTCCACTCAACAGTGGAGAGACAAAAGACATTTTCCACTTGTGCATCTCACCTTACTTGTGTTACATTACTTTATGGTACTGTTTTAGTTACCTATCTCCGACCTAGTTCTAGTTATTCACAGGAACAAGATAAGGTAATTTCCTTGATTTATACAGTGATAATCCCCTTCTTAAATCCCTTAATTTACAGCTTGAGGAATAAGGAGGTAAAAGCAGCCTTTAGAAAAGTTGTGCATAGGACTGTCTTTCTCCATTGA